From the genome of Phycisphaerae bacterium:
CTGAGTTGGAATCGGAATCGCCAGATACTCCAGGATTGTGGGCATGACATCGATCTGACTGATTAAAGACTCTATCCTGCCGCATTTCTGAGACAATTTCGGCGCCGAAACCATCACAGGCACATGTAGCAATTCGTCAAAGATTCCATGATGGCTGGTATGACCATGCTCATAGAATTGCTCTCCGTGGTCGCCCATAACAACGACGAGGGAATCCTCCATCAGGCCGCAATCGTCCAGGAAGCTGAGCATCTCGCCAAGATCATCATCGGTCTGCCGCACCTCACCATCGTATAGAGCGACAATATGCCTGATGTCCTCTTCTGCGGGAGGATTGCTGAAAAGCGGTTCCCTGGCGATATTCGTGCCATCGATCGGCCCTTTGTAGTCTGCGTCATATTCGGTGCCGTACGGCTTGGCCGGCACATAGTCCCAATGCGTGTCGTAATAGTGGAGAAACAGAAAGAACGGCCTGTGCCGGTTGCACTGCAGCCAACGGACGGCCGCATCGTTAACAAGAGGGTTGGTCCTGCTTTGGTCAATATTGACCTCTTTGCCACTGAGTTCCAAGCTCTCCAGTATTAAGCGGACACTGAAATCATCGTAGAAGTCAAAACCCTGACCAAAGCCGTGCTCTGTGTCCAGTCGGGGATTGCAGCAGAATGCCGCGCAGTAGTACCCATAGTCCTTGAGGATTTCAGCCAACGTTTGGGGATGGACGGAAAGGTCCTTATCGACGTGTGTCGCACCGTGTCCGCTTGGATACAACCCGGTAAAAACCGTCCCGTGGGCCGGCATCATCCAACTCGAGACGGCATATGCATTGGAAAATAGCAGGTTCTCCTTGGCAAATGCGTCCAAATGCGGCGTGGTATCCCTCTCATAACCAAGGCACCCCACATGATCCGCCCTCAGAGAACTGATCGTAATTAGAATC
Proteins encoded in this window:
- a CDS encoding sulfatase: MGRPYPNVILITISSLRADHVGCLGYERDTTPHLDAFAKENLLFSNAYAVSSWMMPAHGTVFTGLYPSGHGATHVDKDLSVHPQTLAEILKDYGYYCAAFCCNPRLDTEHGFGQGFDFYDDFSVRLILESLELSGKEVNIDQSRTNPLVNDAAVRWLQCNRHRPFFLFLHYYDTHWDYVPAKPYGTEYDADYKGPIDGTNIAREPLFSNPPAEEDIRHIVALYDGEVRQTDDDLGEMLSFLDDCGLMEDSLVVVMGDHGEQFYEHGHTSHHGIFDELLHVPVMVSAPKLSQKCGRIESLISQIDVMPTILEYLAIPIPTQCEGRSLVPLLMGNSQAVNEYVFAEYTGGAAPNAYIIRSLQHKCVVAEGVTFAYDLTKDLGEQRKLSRSAFTDQMLSLSDRLDAWLKQHVKPQ